The proteins below are encoded in one region of Ostrea edulis chromosome 3, xbOstEdul1.1, whole genome shotgun sequence:
- the LOC125675251 gene encoding charged multivesicular body protein 2a-like has product MPLEWLFGRKKTPEEMLRQNQRALNKAMRDLDRERSKMEQQEKKVIADIKNMAKKGQMDAVKVMAKDLVRTRRYVKKFILMRANIQAVSLKIQTLKSNNAMAQAMKGVTKAMMTMNKQLKLPQIQKIMMEFEKQSEVMDMKEEMMNDAIDDAMGDEDDEEESDAIVSQVLDELGLQLTDQLSDIPNASNTIGTKTAEKQPQAAGVSDADADLEARLENLRRQ; this is encoded by the exons ATGCCACTAGAATGGCTTTTTGGGCGCAAGAAGACGCCAGAGGAGATGCTGAGGCAGAACCAGAGAGCTCTGAACAAAGCCATGCGGGACCTGGATAGGGAGAGGTCCAAAATGGAGCAACAGGAGAAAAAGGTCATTGCTGACATAAAAAACATGGCCAAGAAAGGACAAATG GATGCTGTTAAGGTCATGGCCAAAGATTTAGTGCGGACCAGGAGGTATGTGAAGAAATTTATCTTAATGAGGGCCAACATCCAGGCAGTGTCCTTGAAAATCCAAACCCTTAAATCAAACAACGCAATGGCCCAGGCCATGAAAGGAGTCACTAAAGCCATGATGACCATGAATAAACAG CTTAAGCTGCCCCAGATCCAGAAGATTATGATGGAGTTTGAGAAGCAGTCTGAGGTCATGGACATGAAGGAGGAAATGATGAATGACGCCATTGATGATGCCATGGGAGATGAAGACGATGAGGAAGAGAG TGATGCCATTGTTTCTCAAGTTCTTGATGAGTTAGGATTGCAACTAACAGATCAACTTTCAG ACATCCCAAATGCAAGCAATACTATAGGCACCAAAACCGCGGAAAAACAACCTCAGGCTGCAGGAGTTAGTGATGCTGATGCTGACCTGGAGGCACGGCTTGAAAATTTGAGGCGGCAGTGA